A single genomic interval of Coturnix japonica isolate 7356 chromosome 14, Coturnix japonica 2.1, whole genome shotgun sequence harbors:
- the GNG13 gene encoding guanine nucleotide-binding protein G(I)/G(S)/G(O) subunit gamma-13: MDEWDLPQWKKEVESLKYQLAYKREMSSKTIPEFVKWIEDGIPEDPFLNPELMKNNPWVEKGKCSIL, from the exons ATGGATGAATGGGACCTGCCCCAGTGGAAGAAGGAGGTGGAGAGCCTGAAGTACCAGCTGGCCTACAAGAGGGAGATGTCCTCCAAGACGATACCTGA GTTTGTGAAGTGGATAGAGGACGGCATCCCTGAGGACCCCTTCTTGAACCCGGAGCTGATGAAGAACAACCCTTGGGTGGAGAAAGGGAAGTGCAGCATCCTCTGA
- the CHTF18 gene encoding chromosome transmission fidelity protein 18 homolog isoform X2 — MGSPGEMMEDDFHERFADELEVLAEMEDYPSPPGPKVSQFRSRKQLQDEAGPAVGPNGRKRSQECALHASPPHSPPAESPATLTPKPKRQRLEAVKKLNFGGDDELGPDVLQDAVTLVPGSASPRGPLAASLAFPSPELEVSGLGPLQSSPPTENPKRVLKRPPVLGDYINVTSSEGTRVFMAVKDDPSQIGMELRDSVGWNRPLHLLGVPFSYLKEQVYEEHRRRAMEASQQLAEIINSMSETGDEATEQPGDMGEEEPTLHCLWVDKFAPRRYIELLSDDYTNRCLLKWLKLWDTVVFGKEKPVKKPNPGAVAHPPFKQPKEQQNKWKTKAQLTEEILEAELDQHKRPKYKVALLCGPPGLGKTTLAHVIAQHAGYNVVEMNASDDRSPETFKTRIEAATQMKSVLGAEEKPNCLIIDEIDGAPTASITVLLNIINSKEPEGEAAASGGRRRRREGGLLLRPIICICNDQYVPALRPLRQQAFLLSFPRTAPSRLAQRLGEIAQQQGMKADTGALLALCEKTENDIRSCINTLQFLHGRGQKELDVRMVQMMKIGLKDQNKGLFSIWQEIFQLPRIQRHCIGMDPSLPNHLMADEDEVSHLGVRTALTASSHRFHRVLHLASSSGEQEKLAQGLYENFLNMKLRDSTFNSVCLALEWLCFSDMLSRAVLHGQSFQLMRYLPFLPVAFHLLFAATRIPRLSYPSSHHEALAKLNHMQNLVVSMVSGITPSARSRAGQQSLVLEVLCLLLDIIAPKLRPVNTQLYSLKEKQQLAALISTMLAYNLTYHQERLPEGQYVYKLDPNVEDVCRFPDLPARKQLTYQAKQLIAHEIEMEKMRRTEAVLQARNINEEPAEMGDVETGAGGPAVPHNHQQRLEHIMRRTAVQDKPETDFFGRPILRQQSAPAPEAQPSEQDAIENQMGKAVGRSDVWFRFNEGVSNAVRRNLYIRDLL; from the exons ATGGGGAGCCCCGGGGAGATGATGGAGGATGATTTCCATGAGCGGTTCGCCGACGAGCTGGAGGTGCTGGCAGAGATGGAAG ATTACCCGTCCCCTCCTGGCCCCAAAGTCTCCCAGTTCcgcagcaggaagcagctgcaggacgAGGCCGGCCCGGCTGTGGGTCCCAACGGCAGGAAGAGGAGCCAGGAGTGTGCCCTGCACGCGTCCCCACCGCATTCACCTCCTGCAGAGTCCCCTGCGACCCTCA CTCCAAAGCCAAAGCGGCAGCGACTGGAAGCTGTGAAGAAGCTGAACTTTGGTGGGGATGATGAGCTGGGCCCAGATGTCCTCCAGGATGCTGTCACTCTTGTGCCTGGCTCAGCATCACCCCGTGGTCCCCTTGCTGCCAG CCTGGCATTtcccagcccagagctggaggTGAGTGGTCTGGGACCTCTGCAGAGCTCACCGCCCACCGAGAACCCAAAGCGTGTCCTCAAGCGCCCGCCTGTCCTGGGGGACTACATCAATGTGACATCCAGTGAGGGCACCAGGGTCTTCATGGCAGTGAAGGACGATCCCTCCCAGATAGGGATGGAG CTCCGTGATTCTGTGGGCTGGAACCGGCCACTCCATCTGCTGGGGGTTCCCTTCTCCTACCTGAAGGAACAAGTGTATGAGGAG CACCGGAGGAGAGCTATGGAAGCATCACAGCAGTTGGCGGAGATAATAAACAG CATGTCAGAGACTGGTGATGAGGCCACGGAGCAGCCTGGGGACATGGGCGAGGAGGAGCCAACTCTCCATTGCCTCTGGGTGGACAAATTTGCTCCCCGGCGCTATATTGAGCTGCTCAGCGATGAT TACACAAACCGTTGCCTGCTAAAGTGGCTGAAGCTCTGGGACACGGTGGTGTTTGGTAAGGAGAAGCCTGTGAAGAAGCCAAATCCTGGTGCTGTGGCTCACCCCCCATTCAAGCAGcccaaggagcagcagaacaagtggaaaacaaaagctcagCTCACAGAGGAGATCCTGGAGGCTGAGCTGGACCAGCACAAGAGACCCAAATACAAG GTGGCCCTGCTGTGTGGCCCACCTGGCCTGGGGAAGACAACACTGGCACATGTCATTGCACAGCACGCGGGGTACAATGTGGTGGAGATGAATGCCAG TGATGATCGCAGCCCGGAGACCTTTAAGACACGCATTGAAGCTGCCACCCAGATGAAGTCGGTGCTGGGTGCTGAGGAGAAACCCAACTGTCTGATCATCGATGAGATTGATGGCGCTCCCACT GCCtccatcactgtgctgctgaacaTCATCAACAGCAAGGAGCCTGAGGGTGAGGCAGCAGCAAGTGGAGGGCGACGGAGAAGGCGAGAGGGTGGTCTGCTGCTGCGGCCCATCATCTGTATCTGCAATGACCA GTATGTCCCTGCGCTCCGACCGCTGCGGCAGCAGGCATTCCTGCTCAGCTTCCCCAGGACAGCCCCATCCCGGCTGGCTCAGCGCCTTGGGGAG ATCGCCCAGCAGCAGGGCATGAAGGCAGACACAGGAGCGCTGCTGGCATTGTGTGAGAAGACAGAGAATGACATCCGCTCATGCATCAACACCCTGCAG TTCCTGCACGGCCGAGGCCAGAAGGAGTTGGATGTGCGGATGGTGCAGATGATGAAGATTGGCCTGAAGGACCAGAACAAGGGACTTTTCTCCATCTGGCAGGAGATCTTCCAGCTCCCACGAATTCAGAG GCACTGCATAGGGATGGATCCCTCACTCCCCAACCATCTGATGGCAGATGAGGATGAGGTGTCACACCTCGGGGTGAGGACTGCCCTCACTGCCTCTTCTCACCGCTTCCACCGTGTCCTGCATCTCGCCAGCTCCTCAGGGGAGCAGGAGAAActtgctcag GGGCTCTATGAGAATTTCCTGAATATGAAGCTGAGGGATTCCACTTTCAACTCAGTGTGCCTGGCCCTGGAGTGGCTGTGCTTCTCTGACATGCTGAGCAGGGCTGTTCTGCATGGGCAGAGCTTCCAGCTGATGCGCTACCTGCCCTTCCTGCCCGTGGCGTTCCACCTGCTCTTTGCAGCCACCAGAATACCCCGGCTCTCTTACCCCAGCAGCCACCATGAG GCCCTGGCCAAGCTGAACCACATGCAGAACCTTGTGGTGTCCATGGTGTCAGGGATCACACCCAGTGCCCGCAGCCGTGCTGGGCAGCAGTCCCTTGTTCTGGaggtgctgtgcctgctgctggatATCATTGCACCCAAGCTGCGGCCG GTGAACACACAGCTCTACAGcctgaaggagaagcagcagctggcagctctcATCAGCACCATGCTGGCCTATAACCTCACCTACCACCAGGAGCGCCTGCCTGAGGGCCAGTATGTCTACAAGCTTGACCC GAATGTGGAGGATGTGTGCAGGTTCCCTGACCTGCCGGCCCGCAAGCAGCTCACCTACCAGGCCAAGCAGCTCATTGCCCATGAGATTGAGATGGAGAAGATGCGGAGGActgaggcagtgctgcaggcacgGAACATCAAcgag GAGCCAGCAGAGATGGGGGATGTGGAGACAGGAGCTGGAGGACCAGCAGTGCCCCACAACCACCAGCAGCGCCTGGAGCACATCATGAGGAGGACAGCGGTGCAGGACAAG CCTGAGACTGACTTCTTTGGGCGGCCGATCCTACGGCAGCAATCAGCTCCAGCCCCAG aagCTCAGCCCTCAGAGCAAGATGCCATCGAGAACCAAATGGGCAAAGCTGTGGGGCGCAGCGACGTGTGGTTCCGCTTCAATGAGGGGGTGTCCAATGCAGTGAGGAGGAACCTCTACATCAGGGACCTGCTGTAG
- the CHTF18 gene encoding chromosome transmission fidelity protein 18 homolog isoform X1 produces the protein MGSPGEMMEDDFHERFADELEVLAEMEDYPSPPGPKVSQFRSRKQLQDEAGPAVGPNGRKRSQECALHASPPHSPPAESPATLTPKPKRQRLEAVKKLNFGGDDELGPDVLQDAVTLVPGSASPRGPLAASSLAFPSPELEVSGLGPLQSSPPTENPKRVLKRPPVLGDYINVTSSEGTRVFMAVKDDPSQIGMELRDSVGWNRPLHLLGVPFSYLKEQVYEEHRRRAMEASQQLAEIINSMSETGDEATEQPGDMGEEEPTLHCLWVDKFAPRRYIELLSDDYTNRCLLKWLKLWDTVVFGKEKPVKKPNPGAVAHPPFKQPKEQQNKWKTKAQLTEEILEAELDQHKRPKYKVALLCGPPGLGKTTLAHVIAQHAGYNVVEMNASDDRSPETFKTRIEAATQMKSVLGAEEKPNCLIIDEIDGAPTASITVLLNIINSKEPEGEAAASGGRRRRREGGLLLRPIICICNDQYVPALRPLRQQAFLLSFPRTAPSRLAQRLGEIAQQQGMKADTGALLALCEKTENDIRSCINTLQFLHGRGQKELDVRMVQMMKIGLKDQNKGLFSIWQEIFQLPRIQRHCIGMDPSLPNHLMADEDEVSHLGVRTALTASSHRFHRVLHLASSSGEQEKLAQGLYENFLNMKLRDSTFNSVCLALEWLCFSDMLSRAVLHGQSFQLMRYLPFLPVAFHLLFAATRIPRLSYPSSHHEALAKLNHMQNLVVSMVSGITPSARSRAGQQSLVLEVLCLLLDIIAPKLRPVNTQLYSLKEKQQLAALISTMLAYNLTYHQERLPEGQYVYKLDPNVEDVCRFPDLPARKQLTYQAKQLIAHEIEMEKMRRTEAVLQARNINEEPAEMGDVETGAGGPAVPHNHQQRLEHIMRRTAVQDKPETDFFGRPILRQQSAPAPEAQPSEQDAIENQMGKAVGRSDVWFRFNEGVSNAVRRNLYIRDLL, from the exons ATGGGGAGCCCCGGGGAGATGATGGAGGATGATTTCCATGAGCGGTTCGCCGACGAGCTGGAGGTGCTGGCAGAGATGGAAG ATTACCCGTCCCCTCCTGGCCCCAAAGTCTCCCAGTTCcgcagcaggaagcagctgcaggacgAGGCCGGCCCGGCTGTGGGTCCCAACGGCAGGAAGAGGAGCCAGGAGTGTGCCCTGCACGCGTCCCCACCGCATTCACCTCCTGCAGAGTCCCCTGCGACCCTCA CTCCAAAGCCAAAGCGGCAGCGACTGGAAGCTGTGAAGAAGCTGAACTTTGGTGGGGATGATGAGCTGGGCCCAGATGTCCTCCAGGATGCTGTCACTCTTGTGCCTGGCTCAGCATCACCCCGTGGTCCCCTTGCTGCCAG TAGCCTGGCATTtcccagcccagagctggaggTGAGTGGTCTGGGACCTCTGCAGAGCTCACCGCCCACCGAGAACCCAAAGCGTGTCCTCAAGCGCCCGCCTGTCCTGGGGGACTACATCAATGTGACATCCAGTGAGGGCACCAGGGTCTTCATGGCAGTGAAGGACGATCCCTCCCAGATAGGGATGGAG CTCCGTGATTCTGTGGGCTGGAACCGGCCACTCCATCTGCTGGGGGTTCCCTTCTCCTACCTGAAGGAACAAGTGTATGAGGAG CACCGGAGGAGAGCTATGGAAGCATCACAGCAGTTGGCGGAGATAATAAACAG CATGTCAGAGACTGGTGATGAGGCCACGGAGCAGCCTGGGGACATGGGCGAGGAGGAGCCAACTCTCCATTGCCTCTGGGTGGACAAATTTGCTCCCCGGCGCTATATTGAGCTGCTCAGCGATGAT TACACAAACCGTTGCCTGCTAAAGTGGCTGAAGCTCTGGGACACGGTGGTGTTTGGTAAGGAGAAGCCTGTGAAGAAGCCAAATCCTGGTGCTGTGGCTCACCCCCCATTCAAGCAGcccaaggagcagcagaacaagtggaaaacaaaagctcagCTCACAGAGGAGATCCTGGAGGCTGAGCTGGACCAGCACAAGAGACCCAAATACAAG GTGGCCCTGCTGTGTGGCCCACCTGGCCTGGGGAAGACAACACTGGCACATGTCATTGCACAGCACGCGGGGTACAATGTGGTGGAGATGAATGCCAG TGATGATCGCAGCCCGGAGACCTTTAAGACACGCATTGAAGCTGCCACCCAGATGAAGTCGGTGCTGGGTGCTGAGGAGAAACCCAACTGTCTGATCATCGATGAGATTGATGGCGCTCCCACT GCCtccatcactgtgctgctgaacaTCATCAACAGCAAGGAGCCTGAGGGTGAGGCAGCAGCAAGTGGAGGGCGACGGAGAAGGCGAGAGGGTGGTCTGCTGCTGCGGCCCATCATCTGTATCTGCAATGACCA GTATGTCCCTGCGCTCCGACCGCTGCGGCAGCAGGCATTCCTGCTCAGCTTCCCCAGGACAGCCCCATCCCGGCTGGCTCAGCGCCTTGGGGAG ATCGCCCAGCAGCAGGGCATGAAGGCAGACACAGGAGCGCTGCTGGCATTGTGTGAGAAGACAGAGAATGACATCCGCTCATGCATCAACACCCTGCAG TTCCTGCACGGCCGAGGCCAGAAGGAGTTGGATGTGCGGATGGTGCAGATGATGAAGATTGGCCTGAAGGACCAGAACAAGGGACTTTTCTCCATCTGGCAGGAGATCTTCCAGCTCCCACGAATTCAGAG GCACTGCATAGGGATGGATCCCTCACTCCCCAACCATCTGATGGCAGATGAGGATGAGGTGTCACACCTCGGGGTGAGGACTGCCCTCACTGCCTCTTCTCACCGCTTCCACCGTGTCCTGCATCTCGCCAGCTCCTCAGGGGAGCAGGAGAAActtgctcag GGGCTCTATGAGAATTTCCTGAATATGAAGCTGAGGGATTCCACTTTCAACTCAGTGTGCCTGGCCCTGGAGTGGCTGTGCTTCTCTGACATGCTGAGCAGGGCTGTTCTGCATGGGCAGAGCTTCCAGCTGATGCGCTACCTGCCCTTCCTGCCCGTGGCGTTCCACCTGCTCTTTGCAGCCACCAGAATACCCCGGCTCTCTTACCCCAGCAGCCACCATGAG GCCCTGGCCAAGCTGAACCACATGCAGAACCTTGTGGTGTCCATGGTGTCAGGGATCACACCCAGTGCCCGCAGCCGTGCTGGGCAGCAGTCCCTTGTTCTGGaggtgctgtgcctgctgctggatATCATTGCACCCAAGCTGCGGCCG GTGAACACACAGCTCTACAGcctgaaggagaagcagcagctggcagctctcATCAGCACCATGCTGGCCTATAACCTCACCTACCACCAGGAGCGCCTGCCTGAGGGCCAGTATGTCTACAAGCTTGACCC GAATGTGGAGGATGTGTGCAGGTTCCCTGACCTGCCGGCCCGCAAGCAGCTCACCTACCAGGCCAAGCAGCTCATTGCCCATGAGATTGAGATGGAGAAGATGCGGAGGActgaggcagtgctgcaggcacgGAACATCAAcgag GAGCCAGCAGAGATGGGGGATGTGGAGACAGGAGCTGGAGGACCAGCAGTGCCCCACAACCACCAGCAGCGCCTGGAGCACATCATGAGGAGGACAGCGGTGCAGGACAAG CCTGAGACTGACTTCTTTGGGCGGCCGATCCTACGGCAGCAATCAGCTCCAGCCCCAG aagCTCAGCCCTCAGAGCAAGATGCCATCGAGAACCAAATGGGCAAAGCTGTGGGGCGCAGCGACGTGTGGTTCCGCTTCAATGAGGGGGTGTCCAATGCAGTGAGGAGGAACCTCTACATCAGGGACCTGCTGTAG
- the RPUSD1 gene encoding RNA pseudouridylate synthase domain-containing protein 1 produces MEPGTIDNLCILYQSPDFIVVNKHWDIRIDSKMWYETLTLQSQLKHRFPELADPDTYYGFRFCHQLDFSTSGALCVALNKAAAGSAYKCFKDRLVTKAYLALVRGHVDQTRMTIRYAIGKNTVEGMTHMMCIEGTEGCENPKPCQSELIVLEHGSYSGDPVTKVLLQPLTGRTHQLRVHCSAIGHPIVGDFTYSHKKDSGPYRMMLHAYYLRIPTSKELIEVCAPDPFVTAMDGNWVPQRVVHHLDETIQELKDKAVQKGDVGQSQQAVPGHKGEEALSKAKSLELEEQRVQCEQWLAEWALE; encoded by the exons ATGGAGCCGGGCACCATCGACAACCTGTGCATCCTGTACCAGAGCCCCGACTTCATCGTGGTCAACAAACACTGGGACATCCGCATCGACAGCAAGATGTGGTACGAGACGCTGACCCTGCAGAGCCAGCTGAAGCACCGCTTCCCCGAGCTGGCTGACCCCGACACGTATTACGGTTTCAG GTTCTGCCACCAGCTCGATTTCTCCACCAGCGGGGCCCTCTGCGTAGCGCTCAACAAAGCGGCAGCGGGAAGCGCCTACAAGTGCTTCAAGGACCGCCTGGTGACCAAAGCGTACCTGGCACTG GTGAGGGGCCACGTTGACCAGACCCGAATGACGATCCGCTATGCCATCGGAAAGAACACAGTGGAGGGCATGACCCACATGATGTGCATCGAGGGGACAGAGG GCTGTGAAAACCCCAAGCCGTGCCAGTCGGAGCTGATCGTGCTTGAGCACGGGTCCTACAGTGGAGATCCTGTGACCAAAGTACTGCTGCAGCCGCTGACAG gGCGCACCCATCAGCTGCGGGTTCACTGCAGTGCCATCGGCCACCCCATCGTGGGGGACTTTACGTACAGCCACAAGAAGGACAGCGGTCCATACCGCATGATGCTGCACGCCTACTACCTGCGCATCCCCACCAGCAAGGAGCTCATCGAGGTCTGTGCACCTGACCCCTTCGTCACAGCTATGGATGGCAACTGGGTACCACAGCGCGTTGTGCATCACCTGGACGAGACCATCCAGGAGCTGAAGGACAAGGCAGTGCAGAAGGGGGACGTGGGGCAAAGCCagcaagctgtgccagggcacAAAGGAGAGGAAGCACTGAGCAAAGCCAAGagcctggagctggaggagcagcgTGTGCAGTGTGAGCAGTGGTTGGCTGAGTGGGCCCTGGAGTGA
- the LOC107320636 gene encoding mesothelin-like protein: MEALSTRTPSTSSMVWAAPAPRFPVALMQAASAALLLSAVLAAMEPHADLGVLVCTMEPGTITASHPRILEHLKLCPMLTGAQRDAVNAVLLGGSTVYGHPSGWDLETLQRLGPLALTLNQTTLSLVDKAVREAFARSIAATYSTQGWVQREQTLALLTTIAAASQPRLKRNADHEMPASNAPSTPAGCKQGPITSRVLSDSLLLVDYDSPEKFYHCLSDSVLQTDLENVLELPLPGEYIWALKKRLQEVYPMGIPDAQLRKLRRLSRLYSPQEISQWQVTTADTLCALLNPSDGKWNSTQKQQLITRFLELGGNLTGPSLQLIGGTFLCNLNEEQIEKIPPEAIGSAGELNISSCSQSKKDQFYSKAKQAFASQAGTKMYYVQMRPYLGGAPAEDLKDLAEIGVDMDIDTFLALNPNELQKLSVLDVKNLLGTNLQQLKEAENETAVMCWVKKQFQQELDQILGIGLQGGIEEPPTTIPTTTPPPFTTATIPITTSSPKAPTPNAASPTFPHTTQPSSAVTTITSTTASSSITPCSTHQPTTSKSPASTLLTTILTAVSPNATSPSPAPSPAVTHSATTTSTDVPNPTGTIHSTGTPLVSPAPGGTTGPAPAPCNNTTPSSPCTLVPKPTSVPAATTTTTATEMSPPSHKPTIPLPNTTASTQSTSSSTIKTTTIICKTGTPPTSLSPSSTTSSTEITKKAPVDAPETPKPPPGGYINLKPEPGSGSRVSSCLLHILTIALGISLLQGLH, encoded by the exons ATGGAGGCACTCAGCACCAGGACCCCCAGCACAAGCAGCATGGTGtgggcagcccctgccccac GATTTCCTGTTGCCCTCATGCAAGCAGCATCG GCCGCTCTCCTCCTCAGTGCCGTCCTCGCTGCCATGGAGCCACATGCTGA CCTTGGGGTGCTGGTGTGCACCATGGAGCCAGGCACCATCACTGCTTCGCACCCCAGAATCCTGGAGCACCTGAAGCTCTGCCCCATGCTGACGGGTGCCCAGCGGGATGCTGTCAATGCTGTGCTCCTCGGGGGCAGTACAGTGTATGG ACATCCTTCAGGCTGGGATTTGGAGACTCTGCAACGTTTGGGGCCACTCGCACTGACTTTGAACCAGACCACGCTGAGCTTGGTGGATAAG GCAGTGCGGGAGGCATTCGCCAGGAGCATCGCAGCCACCTACAGCACCCAGGGATGGGTGCAGAGGGAGCAGACCCTGGCCCTGCTGACAACCAttgcagcagcatcacagccccGGCTGAAGCGGAATGCAGACCATGAGATGCCAGCCTCAAATGCACCCTCCACACCTGCAGGCTGCAAGCAGGGGCCCATCACCTCCCGTGTGCTCTCTGACAGCCTCCTGCTCGTTGATTATGACAGCCCCGAGAAGTTCTACCACTGCCTGAGTGACAGCGTTCTGCAAACAGACCTGGAGAATGTGCTGGAGCTGCCACTGCCCGGGGAGTATATCTGGGCACTGAAAAAAAGGCTGCAGGAG GTGTACCCCATGGGGATACCAGATGCCCAGCTCCGGAAGCTGAGGCGGCTGTCCCGCCTCTATAGTCCGCAGGAGATCAGCCAGTGGCAGGTGACCACAGCGGACACACTCTGCGCCCTGCTCAACCCCTCAGATGGCAAATGGAACAGCACCCAG aagcagcagctgatcaCAAGGTTCCTGGAGCTGGGGGGCAACCTAACGGGACCCTCGCTTCAGCTAATTGGTGGgactttcctgtgtaacctgAATGAGGAGCAGATTGAGAAAATACCTCCAGAAGCAATTGG GAGTGCTGGAGAACTGAACATTTCCTCCTGCTCTCAAAGCAAAAAGGACCAATTCTACAGCAAAGCCAAGCAGGCCTTTGCCAGCCAGGCTGGCACCAAGATGTATTACGTCCAGATGCGGCCATACCTGG GTGGAGCTCCTGCAGAAGACCTGAAGGACTTGGCTGAAATTGGCGTTGACATGGACATTGACACCTTTCTTGCTCTAAATCCCAATGAACTGCAG AAACTCAGTGTTCTGGATGTCAAAAATTTGCTGGGGACAAACCTCCAACAACTGAAGGAAGCTGAGAATGAGACTGCTGTGATGTGCTGGGTCAAGAAACAATTCCAACAAGAACTGGACCAAATCCTGGGAATCGGCCTGCAAGGGGGGATAGAGGAGCCCCCCACCACTATCCCCACAACCACCCCTCCCCCATTCACTACTGCTACCATCCCTATAACCACCAGCAGCCCCAAGGCCCCCACCCCAAATGCTGCAAGCCCAACCTTCCCACACAccacccagcccagctctgctgtcaccaCCATCACCTCCACCACAGCCTCTAGCTCCATCACCCCATGCTCCACCCACCAGCCCACCACCTCCAAGTCCCCTGCTTCCACCCTCCTCACCACCATCCTCACTGCTGTCAGCCCCAATGCCacctctcccagccctgctccatccccagctgtCACACACAgtgccaccaccaccagcactgaTGTTCCCAATCCCACAGGCACCATCCACAGCACTGGGACCCCACTGGTGTCCCCAGCACCAGGAGGTACCACCGGCCCAGCTCCTGCCCCCTGTAACAACACCACCCCAAGCTCCCCCTGTACCCTTGTCCCAAAGCCCACCTCTGTGCCCGCTGCCACCACTACCAccacagccacagaaatgaGCCCCCCCTCCCACAAGCCCACCATCCCACTTCCCAACACCACTGCCTCCACCCAAAGTACCAGCTCCTCAACGATCAAGACTACAACAATCATTTGCAAGACTGGCACCCCTCCAACATCCCTCAGCCCCTCTTCCACCACCTCGAGCACAGAGATCACCAAGAAAGCACCAGTAGATGCACCAGAGACACCAAAACCCCCACCTGGTGGATACATCAATCTGAAGCCTGAGCCTG GATCAGGATCCAGGGTGTCCTCATGCTTACTCCACATATTGACCATAGCCTTGGGAATATCACTGCTGCAAGGGCTACACTGA